A DNA window from Luteolibacter luteus contains the following coding sequences:
- a CDS encoding protein-tyrosine phosphatase family protein, which translates to MKVNHYQVQPGLFAGEYPGNQSPNVAETRVRELVDKGVRTFIDLTSRADWDDGLTPYHPYFLEVDVEGTMGLKRYSFEIPDMGLPSGPAVMQGVLDLIRSEIAAGRPCYVHCWGGIGRTGTAIGCWLRENGMSGDEALAEVQRLYAAHMDERKRARYPNSPQQPRQLDYVRKWGTGSR; encoded by the coding sequence ATGAAGGTGAACCACTATCAGGTGCAGCCCGGCCTCTTCGCCGGGGAATATCCGGGCAACCAAAGCCCGAACGTCGCCGAAACCCGCGTCCGCGAACTCGTGGACAAGGGCGTGCGCACCTTCATCGATCTCACCAGCCGCGCCGATTGGGACGATGGACTGACACCCTACCATCCCTACTTCCTCGAAGTGGATGTCGAAGGCACCATGGGGCTGAAGCGCTACTCCTTCGAGATCCCGGACATGGGCCTCCCCTCCGGCCCCGCCGTGATGCAGGGCGTGCTGGACCTCATCCGCTCGGAAATCGCCGCTGGCCGCCCATGCTACGTCCACTGCTGGGGCGGCATCGGCCGCACCGGCACCGCCATCGGCTGCTGGCTCCGCGAAAACGGCATGAGCGGTGACGAAGCCCTCGCCGAAGTCCAGCGCCTCTACGCGGCCCACATGGATGAGCGGAAACGGGCACGCTACCCGAACTCACCCCAGCAGCCCCGGCAACTGGATTACGTGAGAAAGTGGGGCACTGGATCTCGCTAA
- the hrpA gene encoding ATP-dependent RNA helicase HrpA, producing MPEMLPPLNYPESLPVVGMRREIVAAIRENPVVVVVSETGSGKTTQLPKMVAEALEGSRRKIGCTQPRRIAAASVARRVAEELKGPLGGFVGYQVRFEDKTSKETRIKFMTDGILLAETQGDPDLKQYDALILDEAHERSLNIDFLLGYLKRLLERRRDLKLVISSATLDAGAFAAFFDGAPVIQAEGRTFPVEEFFLPADEDEELTRHVPRAVDWLTDVDPRGDVLVFLPGEREIRDCADALDGRGYRQTEILPLFARLGLSDQQRVFNPGPKRRIILATNVAETSLTIPGIVSVVDSGVARVSRWSPARGVQRLQIEPVSQASARQRKGRCGRVREGVCVRLYSEEDLQDRPEFTDPEIRRSSLAGVILRMKSLGLPDIEEFPFLDPPAPKAISEGYRTLREVGALDKDKQLTEAGRIMARMPVDPRLARMLLEAHDERCLAEILPIVSGLESNDPRERPQEKQKEADSAHGRWKDNESDFRGMLRLWLDVQRFREGRGWKRNQLRKYCGDAFLNYRRVQEWANVHDELKELIERELRWQVKPLAATVEKAATYDVIHRSLLAGVPRQFGLWDREERAYRSASGGHFAVFPGSGLFGGKRWDWVMAMELVDTTRLWARRVARIDPAWVEKVAPHLCTSRYGEGHWDEQHGAVYAKETVVCGGLPIIAGRRVHFGRIDPAGARRIFVSEGLLQGRIKGKSRALERLAALKEEISGIEHKLRRPGGLWSEEAVLDFFESRLPDQMFTTKAFHDWQAKNEERIMAGLPDVVLEDLDSLDLEGYPDWIHHAGEDYPLYYQAAPGQRDDGVTLGVHIDQLPKLPEWLPSWGVPGDVPWRAEWLIRSLPKDLRRECQPVAEASQGFADEWRHREKDASLEVRLAQYLTKFSGYDIKPKDFDLERLPEELVMKIWVCDDEENELAFGKDVKALRAKLGKMVTDRFEAAANAEWERSGMKSWTEGEVPEQVDTPAGPAYPALVDEGASVGVKAFSKPAEAAESHRAGQVRLLMLAQPDQVAYLKKKFPLGLMAKVELPRLGTSMDDLIALAGEGALGGKRISKPQDFAAKAKDGKGRWFEAASAFSKSLDASFEAIGPVRQWIHENSKDRHLSQVAADLEEELAWLLRPRFVWRAGFLRMRSHDRYLRGIRSRLGRIASLPLVKDLEKMERVRKYWQPWFIEWTKRPEDPALWEYGWLLEEYRLSLFAPDIPVEMKVSEKRLAEGW from the coding sequence ATGCCGGAGATGCTGCCGCCGCTGAACTACCCCGAGAGCCTGCCGGTCGTCGGCATGCGCCGGGAGATCGTGGCCGCGATCCGTGAAAATCCGGTGGTGGTGGTGGTGAGCGAGACCGGCTCCGGGAAGACCACTCAGCTGCCGAAGATGGTGGCGGAGGCGCTGGAGGGAAGCCGCAGGAAGATCGGCTGCACCCAGCCGCGACGGATCGCTGCGGCGAGCGTGGCGCGCCGGGTGGCGGAGGAATTGAAGGGGCCGCTGGGTGGCTTCGTGGGCTACCAGGTGCGCTTCGAGGACAAGACTTCGAAGGAGACGCGGATCAAGTTCATGACCGATGGTATCCTTCTGGCAGAGACGCAGGGGGATCCGGATCTGAAGCAGTATGATGCGCTGATTCTGGATGAGGCGCACGAGCGTTCGCTCAACATCGATTTCCTGCTGGGCTATCTGAAGCGTCTGCTGGAGCGGCGGAGGGATCTGAAGCTGGTGATTTCTTCGGCGACCTTGGACGCGGGTGCGTTTGCCGCGTTTTTCGATGGCGCGCCGGTGATCCAGGCGGAGGGCCGGACTTTCCCGGTGGAGGAGTTTTTCCTGCCGGCGGATGAAGATGAAGAACTCACCCGCCATGTGCCGCGTGCGGTAGATTGGCTGACGGATGTCGATCCGCGGGGCGATGTGCTGGTCTTCCTGCCGGGCGAGCGCGAGATCCGCGATTGCGCCGATGCGCTGGACGGGCGGGGCTACCGGCAGACCGAGATCCTGCCGCTTTTCGCGCGGCTGGGACTTTCCGACCAACAGCGCGTCTTCAATCCCGGTCCCAAGCGGCGGATTATCCTGGCGACGAACGTGGCGGAGACCTCGCTTACGATTCCGGGGATCGTCAGCGTGGTGGATAGCGGCGTGGCGCGCGTGAGCCGCTGGAGTCCGGCACGTGGCGTGCAGCGATTGCAGATCGAGCCGGTGTCCCAAGCGAGCGCGCGCCAGCGGAAGGGCCGCTGCGGTCGTGTGCGGGAGGGCGTGTGCGTGCGGCTTTACTCGGAGGAGGATTTACAGGATCGCCCGGAATTCACGGATCCGGAGATCCGGCGCAGTTCGCTGGCGGGTGTGATCCTGCGAATGAAGTCGCTGGGGCTGCCGGACATCGAGGAGTTTCCTTTCCTTGATCCGCCGGCACCGAAGGCGATCTCCGAGGGTTATCGTACTTTGCGCGAAGTGGGGGCGCTGGACAAGGACAAGCAGCTCACCGAAGCCGGCCGGATCATGGCGCGGATGCCAGTGGATCCGCGCCTCGCCCGCATGCTGCTGGAAGCGCACGACGAGCGTTGCCTGGCGGAGATCCTGCCGATCGTTTCCGGCCTGGAGTCGAATGATCCGCGTGAGCGGCCGCAGGAGAAACAGAAAGAGGCCGACTCCGCGCATGGCCGTTGGAAGGACAACGAGTCCGACTTCCGCGGGATGCTGCGGCTGTGGCTGGATGTGCAGCGCTTCCGCGAGGGCAGGGGATGGAAGCGCAACCAGCTGCGCAAGTACTGCGGGGATGCGTTCCTGAATTACCGGCGTGTGCAGGAGTGGGCGAACGTCCATGACGAGCTGAAGGAACTCATCGAGCGCGAGCTGCGCTGGCAGGTGAAGCCGCTGGCGGCAACGGTCGAGAAGGCGGCGACCTATGATGTGATTCATCGCTCGCTGCTGGCAGGAGTGCCGCGGCAATTCGGCCTGTGGGATCGAGAGGAGCGGGCGTATCGCAGCGCGAGCGGCGGGCACTTCGCGGTTTTTCCGGGCAGCGGACTTTTCGGCGGCAAGCGCTGGGACTGGGTGATGGCGATGGAGCTGGTGGATACCACGCGGCTCTGGGCCCGGCGTGTGGCACGGATCGATCCTGCATGGGTCGAGAAGGTGGCACCCCATCTGTGCACCAGCCGCTACGGCGAAGGTCACTGGGACGAGCAGCACGGCGCGGTGTATGCGAAGGAGACAGTGGTGTGCGGTGGCTTGCCGATCATTGCGGGACGCCGTGTGCACTTCGGGCGCATCGATCCTGCGGGAGCGCGGCGCATCTTCGTGAGCGAGGGCCTTTTGCAGGGGCGCATCAAGGGGAAGTCACGTGCGCTGGAGCGGCTGGCCGCGCTGAAGGAAGAGATTTCGGGGATCGAACACAAGCTGCGCCGACCGGGCGGGCTCTGGAGCGAGGAAGCGGTGCTCGATTTCTTCGAGAGCCGCCTGCCGGACCAGATGTTCACGACGAAGGCCTTTCACGACTGGCAGGCGAAGAATGAGGAACGGATCATGGCCGGGCTGCCGGACGTGGTGCTGGAGGATCTCGATTCGCTGGATCTGGAGGGATATCCGGACTGGATCCACCACGCGGGGGAGGACTATCCGCTCTACTATCAGGCGGCACCCGGGCAGCGGGATGATGGCGTGACACTCGGCGTGCACATCGATCAGCTGCCCAAGCTGCCGGAGTGGCTGCCAAGCTGGGGTGTACCGGGTGATGTGCCGTGGCGTGCGGAGTGGCTGATCCGCTCGCTGCCGAAGGATCTGCGCCGCGAGTGCCAGCCGGTGGCGGAGGCTTCACAGGGCTTCGCCGATGAATGGCGGCACCGCGAGAAGGATGCCTCGCTCGAAGTACGGCTTGCGCAGTATTTGACCAAGTTTTCCGGCTACGACATCAAGCCGAAGGACTTCGACCTGGAACGCCTGCCGGAGGAGCTGGTGATGAAGATCTGGGTCTGCGACGATGAGGAGAACGAGCTGGCGTTTGGCAAGGATGTGAAGGCCCTGCGCGCGAAGCTGGGCAAGATGGTCACGGATCGTTTCGAGGCTGCTGCGAATGCGGAGTGGGAGCGCAGCGGCATGAAGTCATGGACCGAGGGCGAGGTGCCGGAGCAGGTGGACACGCCTGCCGGGCCTGCTTATCCGGCGCTGGTGGACGAGGGGGCATCGGTGGGCGTGAAGGCGTTTTCAAAGCCTGCCGAGGCGGCGGAATCGCATCGCGCCGGGCAGGTGAGATTGCTGATGCTGGCGCAGCCGGACCAGGTGGCTTACTTGAAGAAGAAATTCCCGCTGGGGCTGATGGCGAAGGTCGAGCTGCCGCGGCTGGGCACCAGCATGGACGATCTGATCGCCCTGGCAGGCGAGGGGGCTTTGGGCGGGAAGCGGATTTCCAAGCCACAGGATTTCGCGGCGAAGGCGAAGGACGGGAAGGGCAGGTGGTTCGAGGCGGCGAGTGCATTCTCGAAATCGCTGGATGCCTCGTTCGAGGCGATCGGGCCTGTGCGCCAGTGGATCCACGAGAACTCGAAGGATCGCCATCTTTCGCAGGTGGCGGCGGATCTCGAAGAGGAGTTGGCCTGGCTGCTACGGCCACGCTTTGTGTGGAGGGCTGGCTTCCTGCGAATGCGGAGCCACGATCGCTACCTGCGCGGGATTCGCTCCCGGCTCGGGAGGATCGCGAGCCTGCCGCTGGTGAAGGATCTGGAGAAGATGGAGCGGGTGCGGAAGTACTGGCAGCCGTGGTTCATCGAATGGACCAAGCGGCCGGAAGATCCGGCGCTGTGGGAATACGGGTGGCTGCTGGAGGAGTATCGGCTTTCGCTCTTCGCGCCGGATATCCCGGTGGAGATGAAGGTTTCCGAGAAGCGGCTGGCGGAGGGGTGGTGA
- a CDS encoding ADP-ribosylglycohydrolase family protein, translating to MTPFAAAFQGSLAADALSMPVHWYYDREALVRDYGLVDHFMAPRNPFPNSFMAKASYTPVNEKADILHDQARFYGQKEIHYHQCLRAGENTLNFKLAKELYALVKERGGYDADAWLKRYVERMLEPGWHGDTYVEECHRAFFTNYANGKPLRECGIPDKHIGGLATVPALLAALEGGGKSREELRALVREHVNLTHKHEGALGAADTLVRLLWEISEGASLRDAIRKEGGEWLSAGDAEAWIDEDDLHVVGARFSAACYVEDSMPSSLYLAWKYSGDFTAGIIANTMCGGDNCHRGAVVGSLVAAANGGVPEKFRVKDGVGG from the coding sequence ATGACTCCCTTTGCTGCCGCTTTTCAGGGTTCGCTCGCCGCGGATGCCCTTTCGATGCCTGTTCACTGGTATTATGACCGGGAGGCCTTGGTGCGGGATTACGGGTTGGTGGATCATTTCATGGCGCCGAGGAATCCGTTTCCGAACAGCTTCATGGCGAAGGCGAGCTACACGCCGGTGAACGAGAAGGCGGATATCCTGCATGATCAGGCACGGTTCTACGGGCAGAAGGAGATCCACTACCATCAGTGCCTGAGGGCGGGGGAGAACACGCTGAACTTCAAGCTGGCGAAGGAGCTCTATGCGCTGGTGAAGGAGCGCGGGGGCTATGATGCGGATGCGTGGTTGAAGCGCTATGTCGAGCGGATGCTGGAGCCGGGTTGGCATGGGGATACCTATGTGGAGGAGTGCCACCGGGCCTTCTTTACGAACTATGCGAATGGCAAGCCGCTGCGGGAGTGCGGGATTCCTGACAAGCACATCGGCGGGCTAGCGACGGTGCCGGCCCTGTTGGCGGCGCTGGAAGGCGGGGGCAAGTCCCGCGAGGAGCTGCGGGCACTTGTGAGGGAGCATGTGAACCTGACGCACAAGCACGAGGGAGCGCTTGGGGCGGCGGATACCTTGGTCCGGCTACTGTGGGAGATCTCAGAGGGGGCAAGCCTGCGCGATGCGATCCGGAAGGAAGGCGGGGAGTGGTTGTCCGCGGGGGATGCGGAGGCGTGGATCGATGAGGATGACCTGCATGTGGTCGGCGCGCGTTTCAGTGCGGCCTGCTATGTGGAGGACTCGATGCCTTCCTCGCTCTATCTGGCGTGGAAGTATTCCGGGGATTTCACGGCGGGGATCATCGCGAACACGATGTGCGGCGGGGACAATTGTCACCGTGGCGCGGTGGTGGGGAGCTTGGTGGCCGCAGCGAATGGAGGGGTGCCGGAAAAGTTCCGGGTGAAGGATGGGGTGGGAGGGTGA
- the dcm gene encoding DNA (cytosine-5-)-methyltransferase, which yields MAKKDPFSIEFGQKVRQLREDKGISQEQLAFSSGLHRTYIGGVERAERNPTIQQAARLAKALGVEVAELFDDISALPAAKSETEEVAVEVKPTRASRLREEPSPRRKLRFIDLFCGIGGFRYAFEKAGCECVFSSDWDKHSQVTYQANFGEKPHGDIHAVAEADIPKFDILCGGFPCQPFSLAGVSKKNSLGRKHGFDDEKQGNLFFKIAEILDYHRPQAFVLENVKNLKSHDKGRTFEIIHETLTKHLGYTVYTKIIDGAAFVPQHRERIFLIGFKPRRDFEFPEFPKSGPKLSSILEKNVPEKYTLTDHLWNYLQNYAEKHRAAGNGFGFGLVTGNDVTRTLSARYHKDGSEILVSQGKNKNPRRLTPRECARLMGYPDEMVIPVSDTQAYRQFGNSVVVPVVEKLAESVVQTLRRPANQPLDLVLRDSATDSPLAKLERTKTNYRPKK from the coding sequence ATGGCAAAAAAGGATCCCTTCAGCATCGAATTTGGCCAAAAAGTTCGCCAACTTCGGGAAGACAAGGGCATTTCCCAAGAACAGCTCGCGTTTAGTTCGGGACTCCATCGAACCTACATCGGAGGCGTAGAGCGAGCCGAGCGGAATCCAACGATTCAACAAGCAGCACGACTTGCGAAGGCGCTCGGAGTCGAAGTGGCGGAACTTTTCGACGATATCAGCGCGCTACCTGCCGCCAAATCTGAAACGGAGGAGGTTGCCGTCGAGGTTAAGCCGACCCGAGCATCCCGCCTGCGAGAGGAACCATCCCCTCGAAGGAAATTGCGCTTCATCGATCTTTTCTGCGGGATCGGAGGATTTCGATATGCGTTCGAGAAAGCAGGCTGTGAGTGCGTCTTCTCGTCGGACTGGGACAAGCATTCCCAAGTAACCTATCAAGCAAACTTCGGAGAGAAGCCGCATGGTGACATCCATGCTGTGGCAGAAGCTGACATCCCGAAATTCGATATCCTTTGCGGCGGCTTTCCCTGCCAGCCCTTCAGCTTGGCCGGAGTGTCAAAAAAGAACAGCCTTGGTCGCAAGCACGGCTTCGATGACGAAAAGCAAGGCAACTTGTTCTTCAAGATCGCCGAGATCCTCGACTACCACAGGCCTCAAGCGTTCGTCCTAGAGAACGTGAAGAACCTCAAGAGCCACGATAAAGGCCGGACATTTGAGATCATTCACGAGACCCTGACGAAACACTTGGGCTACACCGTTTACACCAAGATCATCGACGGTGCAGCCTTCGTCCCACAACATCGCGAGCGAATCTTTCTTATCGGTTTCAAACCAAGACGAGACTTTGAGTTCCCGGAGTTCCCGAAGTCAGGCCCCAAGCTTTCATCGATCCTCGAGAAGAATGTCCCGGAGAAATACACTCTCACCGACCATCTCTGGAACTATCTTCAAAACTACGCTGAGAAACATCGCGCAGCCGGCAACGGCTTCGGATTCGGACTTGTGACAGGTAATGACGTCACCCGCACATTGAGCGCCCGCTACCATAAAGACGGTTCCGAGATCTTGGTTTCTCAAGGTAAGAATAAAAACCCTCGGCGTCTAACCCCGCGTGAGTGCGCGAGATTGATGGGCTATCCCGACGAAATGGTTATTCCGGTATCCGACACCCAAGCCTATCGGCAATTCGGTAATTCGGTCGTTGTCCCAGTGGTCGAGAAATTGGCTGAGAGTGTCGTCCAGACTTTAAGAAGGCCGGCCAATCAGCCATTGGATTTGGTTCTTCGCGACTCTGCGACAGACTCCCCCCTAGCCAAACTAGAACGCACCAAAACAAACTACCGCCCTAAGAAATGA
- a CDS encoding type II restriction endonuclease, with the protein MKIQVEAAISDALAAGKALCKFISRNDAGLTGSHQCGFYLPKSAWQMFSPQAPVKDLNHKSIVRVNWPGDVSTESAVTWYGSGTRSEYRLTRFGKNFEWLGEDYVGALLVIIPFSLELFHAYVLNSEEEIELLQAALGIETLGEWAVYTSGHEKIETEDECLQRVFTDRISELEAFPTGAWMADSARLGVQTCQKSSVGTPDATLLKWLSAEYQLFRLLERKLCLADIAGPFKEVDDFISKAATIMNRRKSRAGHSLENHVCHLLKSEGIVFEGQARIDGKVRPDILIPGRTAYENPDFPDKQLMVVGLKTTCKDRWRQILSEGRRIPEKHLLTLQEAISADQLREMNTANVTLVVPERFHGGYDTSTGIRLLTVGDFIDKVKTLAA; encoded by the coding sequence ATGAAGATTCAGGTGGAGGCCGCGATTTCCGATGCGCTAGCTGCTGGCAAGGCGCTCTGCAAATTCATCTCTCGCAACGATGCGGGCCTTACCGGGTCACATCAATGCGGATTCTATCTGCCCAAATCGGCTTGGCAGATGTTCTCGCCACAAGCGCCAGTCAAAGATCTCAACCACAAATCGATCGTAAGGGTGAATTGGCCCGGAGACGTCTCCACCGAATCCGCAGTCACATGGTATGGTTCTGGAACGCGGAGCGAGTATCGACTGACTCGCTTCGGAAAGAATTTTGAGTGGCTCGGGGAAGACTATGTTGGAGCCCTCTTGGTAATCATCCCTTTCAGTCTAGAACTCTTCCATGCTTACGTCCTCAACTCTGAGGAAGAAATCGAGCTTCTTCAAGCCGCCCTCGGAATCGAGACCTTGGGTGAATGGGCAGTCTACACATCCGGACATGAAAAGATCGAAACAGAAGACGAATGCCTTCAAAGAGTATTCACAGATCGAATCAGCGAACTGGAGGCCTTCCCTACAGGTGCGTGGATGGCAGATAGCGCAAGACTGGGCGTTCAAACGTGCCAAAAATCCTCGGTAGGAACTCCCGATGCCACCCTCCTCAAATGGCTCTCGGCGGAGTATCAGTTGTTTCGTCTTTTGGAGAGAAAGCTATGCCTCGCCGATATCGCCGGGCCCTTCAAAGAGGTAGACGATTTCATCAGCAAGGCAGCAACAATCATGAACCGTCGGAAATCACGCGCGGGGCATAGTTTGGAGAACCACGTCTGTCATTTGCTTAAATCCGAAGGAATTGTTTTCGAAGGCCAAGCTCGGATCGACGGAAAAGTTCGCCCCGACATCTTGATCCCGGGGAGAACCGCATACGAGAACCCCGATTTCCCCGACAAACAACTGATGGTGGTCGGCCTCAAGACTACTTGCAAAGACCGTTGGCGACAGATTCTGAGCGAAGGAAGGAGGATTCCTGAGAAGCACTTGCTTACTCTCCAGGAAGCGATTTCCGCAGATCAACTTAGAGAGATGAATACAGCTAATGTTACATTGGTTGTCCCCGAGAGGTTCCACGGAGGTTACGACACGAGCACCGGTATCCGACTCCTGACCGTCGGCGATTTCATCGATAAGGTTAAGACATTGGCGGCCTAA
- a CDS encoding PD-(D/E)XK nuclease family protein, translating to MPERVFLGWDRPFLGLLTEWLLARRDQLPSTLVVVPTAQGGRRLREALAEAAGAILAPKVVTPGFFMLTEGENIAPEAIEQLAWVETLENLGDWDNFSAVFPIPPGEGEPSGWALGLSRSLAGLRAGLQENALTVADAARILSKTVEGERWQQLAVLEGRVERLLSRWGLSSRSSALSRLKPVAYPGVKWIVLAGVADLPVAAANLLSGSPLKVISLIGAPASLEERFDELGRPLADAWVDRSIPWPDVGQGEVVVVANPRQQAAEALRLTSLAASKPEQLALGSADEETAGELVRAFGRAGWELHDPSHVPPAPLTSWLGAWRSFLKSPGSSSAIDLIGFPQSGALVHGKRAQRVEALSYARDKFLARDGSDLTSAKALTSRDSERDRLALAAETMEQLERVRGAFLRDGFHFSMRRMMGIIDPREEESSNVIAWLEATQPLENKIDRDHGFWIDLMRATLPDPIVIPSDDRVLDVQGWLELFHEPGAHLIICGMNEGKVPGRASSDAWLPEGTRKILGLSHDATRAARDAFLLTSMVEARRGSGRVDLLLAKSGAGGDALLPSRLLLACEEEQLPARVKWLFREIEPPESSIAWTMDEAWKWKPTIIDKEAKISVTAFSDYLTCPFRFYLKHVVGMSAPEPERVEWNARDFGNVAHIVLERWALDEEARDFSKTEAIEKWVHEELDRVIAERFGARVPLAVRIQRESMRQRLSWFAQVQASERANGWHIEEVEKKFEVPIDGITIVGRVDRIERHEDGRRRVLDYKTGNVSGGVESAHRSGVVASTRFPLHLEGVSAILSSGADGKTKRWKNLQVPLYSAGLANIDELGYFALGTTEADVRLSLWEGFSKADRDSAMACATWVIGKVRDRVFWPPAEKADFDDYAALSVGRTLIDTVLWKGGAP from the coding sequence ATGCCGGAGCGCGTGTTTTTGGGTTGGGACCGGCCCTTTCTGGGACTTTTGACGGAGTGGCTACTCGCGCGCCGGGACCAACTGCCATCGACGCTCGTAGTGGTCCCCACTGCTCAGGGCGGCCGCCGCCTCCGCGAGGCCTTGGCTGAGGCCGCTGGTGCGATCCTCGCACCGAAGGTGGTCACCCCCGGCTTCTTCATGCTCACCGAGGGCGAGAACATCGCCCCCGAAGCCATCGAACAACTCGCTTGGGTCGAGACACTGGAGAACCTCGGCGACTGGGACAACTTCTCCGCCGTCTTCCCCATTCCACCCGGCGAGGGCGAACCCTCCGGCTGGGCGCTGGGCTTGTCCCGTTCGCTGGCAGGGCTGCGGGCCGGCTTGCAGGAGAATGCGCTCACCGTGGCCGATGCCGCACGGATCCTCTCGAAGACTGTGGAGGGCGAGCGTTGGCAACAGCTCGCCGTGCTCGAGGGGCGGGTGGAACGACTGCTCTCGCGCTGGGGTCTCAGCAGCCGCAGCTCCGCCTTGTCGCGGCTAAAGCCGGTCGCCTATCCGGGCGTAAAGTGGATCGTGCTGGCAGGAGTGGCCGATCTTCCGGTCGCGGCGGCAAACTTGCTTTCCGGCTCGCCCCTCAAGGTGATCTCGCTCATCGGCGCTCCGGCATCCTTGGAGGAACGCTTTGATGAACTCGGGCGTCCCCTCGCGGATGCCTGGGTTGACCGTTCAATCCCATGGCCGGATGTCGGGCAGGGCGAAGTGGTGGTCGTGGCCAATCCGCGGCAGCAAGCAGCCGAGGCACTCCGCCTGACCTCGCTGGCCGCAAGCAAACCGGAGCAACTCGCGCTCGGTTCTGCCGATGAGGAGACCGCGGGTGAACTGGTTCGCGCCTTCGGCCGTGCAGGCTGGGAGCTTCACGATCCCTCGCATGTGCCGCCCGCTCCCCTCACTTCGTGGTTGGGTGCATGGCGAAGCTTCCTGAAGTCCCCCGGCAGTTCTTCCGCGATCGATCTGATCGGCTTTCCGCAAAGCGGGGCTCTGGTCCACGGCAAGCGCGCCCAACGCGTGGAAGCGCTGTCCTACGCCCGCGACAAGTTCCTGGCACGCGACGGCAGCGACCTGACAAGCGCGAAAGCCCTCACCTCCCGTGACAGCGAGCGGGATCGCCTCGCCCTCGCGGCGGAGACCATGGAGCAGTTGGAGCGCGTCCGCGGCGCATTCCTCCGGGACGGATTCCATTTCAGCATGCGACGGATGATGGGAATCATCGATCCACGCGAAGAAGAGAGCTCGAATGTGATCGCATGGCTGGAAGCGACCCAGCCCTTGGAGAATAAGATCGATCGCGATCATGGCTTCTGGATCGATCTCATGCGGGCCACATTGCCCGATCCCATCGTGATCCCCTCCGATGACCGCGTGCTCGATGTCCAAGGCTGGCTGGAGCTTTTCCACGAACCGGGTGCTCATCTCATCATTTGCGGCATGAACGAAGGCAAGGTGCCGGGTCGAGCCAGCAGCGATGCATGGCTGCCTGAGGGCACGCGCAAGATCCTCGGGCTTTCCCACGATGCCACGCGTGCCGCACGTGACGCTTTCCTGCTCACCTCAATGGTGGAAGCACGACGCGGCTCCGGTCGAGTAGACCTCCTGCTGGCGAAAAGCGGCGCCGGCGGCGATGCCCTGTTGCCGTCACGGCTCCTCCTCGCCTGCGAGGAAGAGCAACTTCCAGCCCGTGTGAAGTGGCTCTTTCGGGAGATCGAGCCGCCGGAATCATCCATCGCATGGACGATGGACGAGGCCTGGAAATGGAAGCCCACGATCATCGACAAGGAAGCGAAGATCAGCGTCACCGCCTTTTCCGATTACCTCACCTGTCCCTTCCGCTTTTACCTGAAGCATGTTGTTGGCATGTCCGCACCGGAGCCCGAGCGCGTGGAGTGGAATGCCCGCGACTTCGGGAATGTCGCGCACATCGTTCTGGAGCGCTGGGCGCTGGACGAGGAAGCGCGGGATTTCTCCAAGACGGAAGCGATCGAGAAATGGGTCCACGAGGAACTTGATCGAGTGATCGCGGAGCGCTTCGGCGCGCGCGTGCCCTTGGCCGTCCGGATCCAGCGCGAGTCGATGCGCCAGCGTCTTTCTTGGTTTGCGCAGGTGCAGGCGAGCGAGCGAGCCAACGGCTGGCACATCGAGGAGGTGGAGAAAAAGTTCGAAGTGCCGATTGATGGGATCACCATCGTCGGCCGCGTCGATCGCATCGAACGGCATGAAGACGGCCGCCGCCGCGTGCTGGATTATAAAACCGGCAACGTCAGCGGCGGCGTGGAGTCCGCGCATCGCAGCGGCGTGGTGGCCAGCACGCGCTTTCCGCTTCACCTCGAAGGCGTCTCCGCGATCCTCAGCAGCGGTGCCGACGGTAAGACGAAGCGCTGGAAGAACCTGCAGGTGCCGCTCTATTCCGCCGGCTTGGCGAACATCGACGAGCTTGGATACTTCGCGCTGGGAACCACCGAGGCCGATGTTAGGCTTTCACTCTGGGAAGGCTTTTCCAAAGCCGACCGCGACTCCGCGATGGCCTGCGCGACGTGGGTAATCGGAAAAGTCCGCGACCGCGTCTTCTGGCCACCCGCCGAGAAAGCGGACTTCGACGACTACGCCGCACTCTCCGTGGGGCGCACGCTGATCGACACCGTGCTATGGAAGGGAGGCGCGCCATGA